One Dictyostelium discoideum AX4 chromosome 3 chromosome, whole genome shotgun sequence genomic region harbors:
- the maf1 gene encoding repressor of RNA polymerase III transcription has translation MKYIDSLQLIGLNSYLNSIDVGDALLMGELEAYSCKMAGSDKKIYRSLDKELEELSNTNSGAMNITNSNNNTNNNNNNNSNSGSSNNNNNNNNTLSVSMNSPSPTSNISVSPFGPMSNSTSRKTMIYLIQLLNLSFPDYDFTDSKPEQFQKEPSLNLVINSINANLAGYIKDYYLEFEAKLWSTLESEISLQKCEIYLYKPENGDPFTENGVLFSFNYFFYNKSLKKIIFFKCRYISKLQILNDDGSDVKDPLPDQEELDDYYREYYDGDTIDNMEMS, from the exons atgaaataTATAGATTCATTACAATTAATTGGATTAAATTCATATTTGAATAGTATCGATGTTGGGGATGCACTTTTGATGGGTGAATTAGAAGCTTATTCATGTAAAATGGCAGGTTCAGATAAAAAGATATACAGGTCTTTAGATAAAGAACTTgaagaattatcaaatacAAATAGTGGAGCAATGAATAtaacaaatagtaataataacactaataataataacaataacaatagcaatagcggcagcagcaataataataataataataataatacattatcAGTATCAATGaattcaccatcaccaacatcaaATATATCAGTATCACCATTTGGACCAATGTCAAATAGTACAAGTAGAAAAACTATGATCTATTTGATACAGTTACTGAATTTGTCATTCCCAGATTATGATTTCACAGATTCTAAACCagaacaatttcaaaaagaACCAAGCTTAAATTTAGTTATCAATAGTATCAATGCAAACTTGGCTGGTTAtataaaagattattatttagagtTTGAAGCTAAACTTTGGTCAACTTTAGAAAGTGAAATAAGTTTACAAAAATgtgaaatttatttatataaaccTGAAAATGGTGATCCTTTCACAGAAAATGGTGTATT gttcagttttaattattttttttataataaatcattaaaaaaaataatattcttCAAATGTAGATATATAAgtaaattacaaattttaaatgatgatggaTCAGATGTAAAAGACCCTCTACCTGATCAAGAGGAACT TGATGATTATTATAGGGAATATTATGATGGTGat